Proteins from one Erpetoichthys calabaricus chromosome 11, fErpCal1.3, whole genome shotgun sequence genomic window:
- the foxl3 gene encoding forkhead box L3, whose translation MFDNTQYPYNCFNYDGEEYPTCSSDEEKKISRPAYSYIALIAMAIQQSPGQKVTLSGIYEFIMKKFPYYRSNQRAWQNSIRHNLSLNSCFVKVPRTEGNDKGKGNYWTFASGCESMLDLFENGNFRRRRRRRNVKSAFRDHVEPSEDLQTLDVPPSSGILQCGAPGDGKQGSAIGSHPSDILFSGNSRTVGQTESEIKFSIDYILSAPDPSPGLRPTCSGVVGRVYLLEPQINLQLWAM comes from the exons ATGTTTGATAACACGCAGTATCCGTACAACTGCTTTAATTATGACGGAGAGGAGTATCCCACCTGCAGCTCCGACGAGGAGAAGAAGATCTCCAGACCCGCGTACAG CTACATCGCCCTCATTGCCATGGCCATCCAGCAGAGTCCTGGCCAGAAGGTCACCCTCTCAGGCATTTATGAGTTCATTATGAAGAAGTTTCCGTACTACCGATCCAACCAGAGAGCCTGGCAGAACTCCATCCGCCACAACCTGTCCCTGAACAGCTGCTTTGTGAAG GTCCCGAGAACAGAAGGGAACGACAAAGGCAAAGGCAACTACTGGACGTTTGCCAGTGGCTGTGAGTCCATGCTGGACTTGTTTGAAAACGGAAACTTCCGGAGGAGGCGTAGGCGGCGGAACGTGAAGTCTGCATTCCGGGACCACGTTGAGCCAAGCGAGGATCTCCAGACCCTGGATGTGCCCCCTTCAAGCGGGATTTTGCAGTGTGGTGCGCCCGGTGACGGCAAGCAGGGGTCCGCAATCGGCTCCCACCCGTCGGACATTTTATTCTCCGGTAACAGCCGCACGGTAGGCCAGACAGAATCTGAAATTAAGTTCAGCATCGACTACATCTTGTCCGCTCCAGACCCCTCGCCAGGGCTGAGGCCCACCTGCAGTGGGGTGGTTGGCAGAGTTTACCTCTTAGAACCCCAGATCAATCTCCAGCTGTGGGCGATGTAA